In Bradyrhizobium manausense, the sequence ACGCCGTGAAGATCGCCGACGAGATCGGTTACCCCGTGATGATCAAGGCTTCCGCCGGCGGCGGCGGCAAGGGCATGCGCATCGCGCATTCGACGGCCGAGGTTGCCGAAGGCTTCAATCTCGCCAAGGCCGAGGCCAAGGCCTCGTTCGGCGACGACCGCGTCTTCGTCGAAAAATTCATCGTCGATCCCCGTCACATCGAGATCCAGGTACTGGGCGACAAGCATGGCAACGTGATCTATCTCGGCGAGCGCGAATGCTCGATCCAGCGCCGCAACCAGAAGGTCATCGAGGAGGCGCCGTCGCCGCTGCTTGACGAAGCCACCCGCCGCAAGATGGGCGAGCAGGCGGTCGCGCTGGCCAAGGCGGTGAATTACGATTCCGCCGGCACCGTCGAGTTCGTCGCCGGCCAGGACAAGAGCTTCTACTTCCTGGAGATGAACACGCGCCTTCAGGTCGAGCATCCCGTCACCGAGCTCGTCACCGGCGTCGATCTGGTCGAGCAGATGATCCGCGTGGCTGCGGGCGAAAAGCTCACGCTTACGCAGAAGGACGTCACGCTGACCGGCTGGGCGGTGGAATCGCGCCTCTATGCCGAAGACCCGTTCCGCAATTTCCTGCCTTCGATCGGGCGGCTGGTGAAATACCGCCCGCCTGCAGAAGTGAGCAAGGACGGCATCACCGTGCGCAACGACACCGGCGTGCAGGAGGGCGGCGAGATCTCGATCCACTACGATCCGATGATCGCAAAACTCGTCACGCACGCGCCGTCGCGCGCGGCCGCAATCGAGGCGCAGGCGACCGCACTGGATTCGTTCTATGTCGACGGCATCAGGCACAACATCCCGTTCCTGTCAGCGCTGATGCATCATCCGCGCTGGCGCGAGGGCAATCTGTCGACCGGCTTCATCGCGGAAGAATTCCCCAAGGGCTTTGCGGTGCGCGTGCCCGAGGGTGAGGTCGCGCGGCGGATCGCTGCTGTGGGTGCTGCCATCGATCACGTGCTCGGCGAGCGCAAGCGCCAGATCTCCGGCCAGATGGGCGGTCGCGTCGTGCAGCGCGAGCGCCGCCGCGCGGTGTGGCTCGATCGGAAGGAGATTCTCCTCGAAATCGCGCGTGAAGGCGACGCGATCGCGATCCGCTTCATCGATGCCGAGGGCAAGACCGGCAATGCGCATCTGTTGCAGTCCGCGTGGAAGCCGGGTGATCCGGTCTGGCAGGGTACCATCGACGGCCACTTCGTCGCGGTGCAGACGCGCCCGATCGCCAACGGAATTCGCCTTGCTCATCAGGGCGTCGAGGTGCCGGTCTATGTCTGGACCGAAGCGGAAGCGGCTTCGGCGAAGCTGATGCCGGTGACGACGGCCTCCGACACCGGCAAGAAGCTGCTCTGTCCGATGCCCGGCCTCATCGTCTCGATCGCGGTGAACGAAGGGCAGGAGGTCAAGGCCGGCGAGACGCTGGCCGTGGTCGAGGCCATGAAGATGCAGAACGTGCTGCGCGCCGAGCAGGACGGCACCGTGAAAAAGATCCACGCCAGCGCGGGGGCGACGCTCGCGGTGGACGCGCTGATCCTGGAGTTTGCGTAAGGGTGTGAGTGGGGCCCCGGTGGGCCACAAACGCTGTCGTTGCGAGCGCAGCGAAGCAATCCAGAAATGCATCCGTGGAGGCAGTCTGGATTGCTTCGTCGCTACGCTCCTCGCAATGACGGAGTATGATGCGGCGTCCGTGACCTGACCGAGATATCACCATGGCCTTTCGTTCCCGCCGCGAAAAATTGCGTACAATCATCTCGGGCTCGGCCTGTGTCCATCCCGGCTCGGTCTATGACGCGATCTCGATCCGTATCGCCGAGGACCTCGGCTTTCCGCTCGGCATGTTCGGCGGCTCGGTCGCCTCACTCGCGGTGCTTGGCGACCCCGACGTCACCCTGATCACACTCACTGAGCTTGCCGAGCAGATGCGGCGGATGTCGCGTGCCTCCTCGCTGCCGGTGCTGGTCGATGCCGACCACGGTTACGGCAATGCGCTCAACGTGCGCCGCACCGTACAGGAGTTGGAGACGGCGGGCGCCGCCGGCCTGACGATCGAGGACACGCTGCTGCCGGGGGCCTTCGGCGAGGCTAAGGCGCAGTTGATCTCGCTGGAGGAGGGCGTCGGCAAGATGAAGGCCGCGCTCGATGGCCGTAGCGATCCCTCGCTGGTCGTCATGGGCCGGACCGGCGCGGCCGCGATCACCTCGATCGAGGATGCAATTCGCCGCGCCAGAGCCTATGAAGCTGCCGGTGTGGACGCGCTCTTCTTCACTGGCATCAAGTCGCGCGCGGAGCTCGAAGCCATCGTGGCCGCCACGCGCCTGCCGATCGTGCTCGGTGGCGCGCCGGACGAATTGAACGCGATCGACTATCTCGCCGGCCAGCGCGTGCGCATCGCACTTCAGGGCCATGCCCCGATCGCAGCCGCCACGCAGGCCGTCTACGATGTTCAGAAAGCGCTGCGTGAAGGCACTGCGCCGAAAGCGTTGAAGGGATTGCCGTCTGCGGAGCTGACAAATCGCGTCATGCGCGAGGCCGATGTCAAAGCGCGCAGCGCCGATCTCCTCGGATTGAAAAAATGAGCCGCGCGATTCTCCAGGTCATGATCCGAGGGCGCGTGCAGGGCGTCGGCTATCGGGCCTGGGTCGAGTCCCAGGCGGCCGCCTGTGGGCTCGAAGGCTGGGTCCGCAACCGCCGCGACGGCAGTGTCGAGGCGCTGTTCGCGGGCACGCCGAAACTCGTCGCCGACATGGTCGCACTGTGCCGCCACGGGCCGCCGTCTTCGCATGTCGATAGTGTGACCAGCGAAACCGCCAGTGTCGATGAGTTGAACCTGCGCGGGGCCGGCGAGAAGTTCTCGGTATTGCCGACGATTTAGCCTCAGAAAGGATCGTCATGCCGAGGCTTGTCCCGCCTGCGCGGCCGAAGTCGCCTCGGCGAGGCGAAAGCCCGGGCATCCACGTTGTTCCTGCTGCGTGGCTAGGCGTGGATGGCCGGGTCAAGCCCGGCCATGACGACGTAGGCGGGGCGAGACGAATAGCTCACCGCGGCAGCTTCGAGATCGCTTCGCTCAGCTCGTGGATCTCATACGGCTTGCGCAGGATCGGGAAGTCGCCGCGCACGCCGGCGGCGGCTTCACTATAGCCGCTGGCGAGCAGGATCGGCAGGTCGGGGCGGATCTGGCGGAGGCGGTGGGCGAGGCCGAGTCCGTCCATCTTGCCGGGCATGACGATGTCGGAGAAGACGAAGTCGACGCCATTGTGCTCAAGCTCGCGTAGCGCGGACTCCGCATCCGCAACCCGGCGCACGTGATAGCCGAGCTGTTCCAGGAGACCGATGCTGACGAGGGCGACGTCAGGATTGTCTTCAACCAGCAGCACCGTGCCGCTGCCGCGCGCCGGTGTCGCCTCGACGGTCTCGCTCGGCGCGATCGCGGTCGAGCGCGGCAGCAGAATGGTGAAGATGGTGCCCTTGCCGAGCTCACTGGCAACCTTGATCGTGCCGCCGGCCTGGTGGGCAAAGCCGTGCACCTGGGACAGGCCGAGACCGGTGCCTTTTCCGACTGGCTTGGTCGTGAAGAACGGCTCGAAGATCTTGTCGACGACGTCGGGGGGGATGCCGAGCCCGGTATCGGCGACGGTGACCGCGACGAATTCGCCGCTGTGGAACGGATCGTCCAGGACGATGTTGTGCGCGCCGATCGTGACCGTGCCACCGTCGGGCATGGCATCGCGCGCGTTGATGACGAGATTGAGCAGGCCCGTCTCGAGCTCGGAGACATCGGCCCTGACCGGCCAGACGTCGCGCTCGATCTCGAAGGCGAGGCGAACAGCGCTGCCGACGCCGGCGTGAAGCACCTCGCGGATTGCCTCGATGCGATCGCCGAAACGGATCGCCTGCGGATTGACGCTCTGCCGCCGCGCGAAGGTCAATAGCTGTCCCGTCAGCGCGGCGCCGCGCTTGGCGGCGGTTTCGATCGCCAGGACCGCGCGCTGGAACTTGGAATCGTCGGGGTCGGCCTTCTTCAGGATGTGAAGGCTGCCGGTGATGATCATCAGCAAATTGTTGAAGTCGTGCGCGACGCCGCCGGTGAGCTGGCCGAGCGCATCGAACTTCTGCGACTCCGCAAGCTGGGTCTGCATCGCCTCGAGCTTCACTTGCGTGTTGCGGCGCTCGGTGATGTCGCGTGTGATCTTGGCAAAGCCGACCAGCGCCCCGTCCTCGTAGATCGGGTCGATCACCACGCTCGCCCAGAAGAAGGTGCCGTCCTTGCGGACGCGCCAGCCTTCCTCCTCGTAGCGGCCTTGATCGCGCGCGATGCCGAGCGCGCGGGCAGGCTTGCCATTGGCCCGGTCGGTCTCGGTATAGAAGCGCGAGAAATGCTGGCCGAGGATCTCCTCGGGCGAATAGCCCTTGATCCGCTCGCCGCCGATGTTCCAGCTCGTGATGATCCCGCTGGGATCGAGCATATAAAGCGCGTAGTCCGCGACTCCTTCAACCAACAGCCGGAAACTCCGCTCGCTTTCGAACAAGTCTCTCTGTTGACTGGACTTTTTGACCATTCCGGACCCCGCCTCAACGGGGGCAAACGCCCTGAAAGGCGTTTGGTTCCCGATCTCTGGGACGTTTTTAGGCAAATTGAGCGGACGGTATGCAAGAGGCAAGGCGATTACGGCACTTGACACGCCATCGTAAGCGTCAGATATTTCTGTCATGACAGAAATAACCGGAAAGAAGAAACTCCCCGCTGCCGTCGAGCGCTTCATCCTGCATTGGGGAGACATGGGGGATCAGTGGGGCGTCAACCGCTCGGTCAGCCAGATCCACGGGCTGCTCTATCTGGCCGAGGCGCCGATGACGGCGGAGGACATCGCCGACACGCTCGGTATGGCGCGCTCCAATGTCTCGAACTCTCTCAAGGAGCTGCTCGCATGGAACCTGATCCGGCGGGTGCCGATCCTCGGCGACCGTCGTGATCATTACGAGGCGGAAACCGACATCTGGGAGGTCGCAGCCCGGATCGCGGCACGGCGCAAGGAGCGGGAACTCGATCCGGCGATCACGGCGCTCAGGGCCTGCGTCACCGATGCCGCCGACGATCCGACCATCAATCCGGTCGCCAGCAAACGGCTGAAGGAGATGCTCGCCTTCACCGAGCTCGCCGATCACTGGTTCATGCAGATGCTGAAAGTGCCGCGGCCGCGGCTGGTCGCCTTGATGCGGCTTGGCGAGAAGATCGCCAACCTGCTGCCGCTGGGCAAGGCCAAATAGCGTTGAGGAGGGTGTGATGACGTCGGCGAGATTATCAGGCTCCAACGCACCGACCTCCGCCCACATCAGACTGCTCGACGACCGCCGTTTCCGCGCACTGCTGTCGGACGAGGATTGGGGCCGCCTGCCGCTCGCGACCTGGCGGCGCTTTTCCAAGCGCGTCGCCGACGGTGACAGCGTGGTTTATGTCGGCGTCGTCGACGAGGTCTCCTTCAGCGACATCGGCTGGTGGTTCGCGCAAGCCGCGCGCCTGATTGGCGGGCCGCTGCCCGCGGGGCGCGACATCGGCGTGCCCATGATCGTGACCGTCACCGAGGACGCCGCGACCGGCGGCCAGACCTGGACCCGCATCTGCGCGCGCAAGCGCGGCTTTCCGCAAGTGATCCATTCGGCAAAGCGTTTCGCCGGCCCGACCGGGCTCGAAGAGTATGTCGGCTTCGGCGTCTGCATGGCGCTGCGTATCTCGGTCGAGGACCAGGCGCTGACGTTTCGCAGCGCCGGTTACGGTCTGCAACTCGGCGGCTTCTGGATCCCGTTGCCGCAATGGCTCACACCCGGCGATCTCACCGTGACGCATCGCGATCTCGGCGAGGGCGCCTTCCGCTTCACCCTCGATGTCACTCACCCGCGTTTCGGTGTGCTGATCCACCAGTCCGCCGTGTTCAGGGAGGCCGTATCATGACGCCGCTGTTGTGGACCCTCATCGCCATCCAGATCGTGATGGGCGTGTTCGACACTTTCTATCACCACGAATTCACCGAGCGGCTGGCCTGGCGGCCATCGCAGCGCTTCGAGCTGAAACTGCACGGCATCCGCAACATGCTCTATGCGCTGCTGTTCCTGCTCCTCGGCTGGCTCGAGGTCTACGGCGTGCTGGCGCTCGCGATCGTTGCGGTGCTGGTTGCGGAGATCGTCATTACCCTGATGGATTTCGTCGAGGAGGATCTGAGCCGGAAACTGCCGCCGAGCGAGCGGATCAATCACACGCTGCTCGCGATCAATTACGGCGCCATCCTGGTGCTGTTGCTTCCGGTGCTGATCGATTGGGCGATGCAGCCATTTGGTGTGACGGTCGTGCGTCAGGGCCTGCTCAGCATCACCGCAACGGCCTGCGCCGTTGGCGCTGCGCTCTGCGGCATCAGGGATTTTGCCGCGATGCGTCGGCTGGGCCGCATGAAGAGCGTTCCTGCACACGGGCTGGTCGAGAAAATCCCCGGCCGCAAGACCGTGCTGATCACGGGCGCGACCGGTTTTATCGGCAGCCGCCTTGCGGCGAGCCTGGGCGGGGCAGGGCACAACGTCATCGCGCTGATACGCAATCCAGCGAAGTCCGAGATGCTGCCGCCGCCGGTGACGCTGATCACCAGCCTCGATCAGCTCGCCCCGGATACGCCAATCGACGCCATCGTCAATCTCGCGGGCGAGCCGATCGGTAACGGCCTGTGGACCGAGGCGAAGCGGGCGAAGATCATCGGCTCCCGCGTCGACATGACCGGTGAGATCGTCAAATTGATCGCGCGGCTCGAGCGCAAGCCCGAGGTGCTCGTCAGCGGCTCCGCGATCGGCTGGTACGGTCTGTGGGCCGACCAGGTGCTGACCGAGTCGGCCAAGTCTCACGCCTGCTTCAGCCACGAGCTCTGCGCGGCCTGGGAGAAGGCGGCGCGGCCGGCGGAAGAGCTTGGCGTCCGCGTGGTCAACCTGCGCATCGGCCTCGTGCTCGGGACCGAAGGCGGCTTCGTCACACGCTTGCTGACGCCGTTCGAGTTCGGGCTCGGCGGTCCCATCGGCACCGGCCGGCAGTGGATGTCCTGGATCGAGCGCGACGATCTGATCCGGCTGATCGCCTATGTGATGGCGACGCCCGATCTTGCCGGACCCGTCAACGCGACCGCGCCGATCCCCGTCACCAACGCAAAGTTCACCGAGGAGCTTGGCCGCTGCCTGCACCGTCCCGCGGTGTTACGCATTCCCGGCGGCCTGTTGCGCCGGATCGGTGGCGGCTTTGCCGATGAGCTCCTGCTCGGCGGCCAGCGCGTGCTGCCGAACAAGGCGCTGAGCCGCGGATTTGTGTTCCGGCACGAGACGCTGCGCAGTGCGTTCGAGGCGATCCTGTGAGA encodes:
- a CDS encoding acetyl-CoA carboxylase biotin carboxylase subunit — translated: MFKRILIANRGEIACRVIKTARKMGILTVAVYSEADRDALHVEMADEAVLIGPPAAAESYLVIEKIVEACRKTGAQAVHPGYGFLSEREAFPRALEAAGIVFIGPNPGAIAAMGDKIESKKAAAKAKVSTVPGYLGVIEDDKHAVKIADEIGYPVMIKASAGGGGKGMRIAHSTAEVAEGFNLAKAEAKASFGDDRVFVEKFIVDPRHIEIQVLGDKHGNVIYLGERECSIQRRNQKVIEEAPSPLLDEATRRKMGEQAVALAKAVNYDSAGTVEFVAGQDKSFYFLEMNTRLQVEHPVTELVTGVDLVEQMIRVAAGEKLTLTQKDVTLTGWAVESRLYAEDPFRNFLPSIGRLVKYRPPAEVSKDGITVRNDTGVQEGGEISIHYDPMIAKLVTHAPSRAAAIEAQATALDSFYVDGIRHNIPFLSALMHHPRWREGNLSTGFIAEEFPKGFAVRVPEGEVARRIAAVGAAIDHVLGERKRQISGQMGGRVVQRERRRAVWLDRKEILLEIAREGDAIAIRFIDAEGKTGNAHLLQSAWKPGDPVWQGTIDGHFVAVQTRPIANGIRLAHQGVEVPVYVWTEAEAASAKLMPVTTASDTGKKLLCPMPGLIVSIAVNEGQEVKAGETLAVVEAMKMQNVLRAEQDGTVKKIHASAGATLAVDALILEFA
- a CDS encoding isocitrate lyase/PEP mutase family protein, coding for MAFRSRREKLRTIISGSACVHPGSVYDAISIRIAEDLGFPLGMFGGSVASLAVLGDPDVTLITLTELAEQMRRMSRASSLPVLVDADHGYGNALNVRRTVQELETAGAAGLTIEDTLLPGAFGEAKAQLISLEEGVGKMKAALDGRSDPSLVVMGRTGAAAITSIEDAIRRARAYEAAGVDALFFTGIKSRAELEAIVAATRLPIVLGGAPDELNAIDYLAGQRVRIALQGHAPIAAATQAVYDVQKALREGTAPKALKGLPSAELTNRVMREADVKARSADLLGLKK
- a CDS encoding acylphosphatase → MSRAILQVMIRGRVQGVGYRAWVESQAAACGLEGWVRNRRDGSVEALFAGTPKLVADMVALCRHGPPSSHVDSVTSETASVDELNLRGAGEKFSVLPTI
- a CDS encoding PAS domain-containing sensor histidine kinase, which produces MVKKSSQQRDLFESERSFRLLVEGVADYALYMLDPSGIITSWNIGGERIKGYSPEEILGQHFSRFYTETDRANGKPARALGIARDQGRYEEEGWRVRKDGTFFWASVVIDPIYEDGALVGFAKITRDITERRNTQVKLEAMQTQLAESQKFDALGQLTGGVAHDFNNLLMIITGSLHILKKADPDDSKFQRAVLAIETAAKRGAALTGQLLTFARRQSVNPQAIRFGDRIEAIREVLHAGVGSAVRLAFEIERDVWPVRADVSELETGLLNLVINARDAMPDGGTVTIGAHNIVLDDPFHSGEFVAVTVADTGLGIPPDVVDKIFEPFFTTKPVGKGTGLGLSQVHGFAHQAGGTIKVASELGKGTIFTILLPRSTAIAPSETVEATPARGSGTVLLVEDNPDVALVSIGLLEQLGYHVRRVADAESALRELEHNGVDFVFSDIVMPGKMDGLGLAHRLRQIRPDLPILLASGYSEAAAGVRGDFPILRKPYEIHELSEAISKLPR
- a CDS encoding GbsR/MarR family transcriptional regulator, producing MTEITGKKKLPAAVERFILHWGDMGDQWGVNRSVSQIHGLLYLAEAPMTAEDIADTLGMARSNVSNSLKELLAWNLIRRVPILGDRRDHYEAETDIWEVAARIAARRKERELDPAITALRACVTDAADDPTINPVASKRLKEMLAFTELADHWFMQMLKVPRPRLVALMRLGEKIANLLPLGKAK
- a CDS encoding DUF4166 domain-containing protein, producing MTSARLSGSNAPTSAHIRLLDDRRFRALLSDEDWGRLPLATWRRFSKRVADGDSVVYVGVVDEVSFSDIGWWFAQAARLIGGPLPAGRDIGVPMIVTVTEDAATGGQTWTRICARKRGFPQVIHSAKRFAGPTGLEEYVGFGVCMALRISVEDQALTFRSAGYGLQLGGFWIPLPQWLTPGDLTVTHRDLGEGAFRFTLDVTHPRFGVLIHQSAVFREAVS
- a CDS encoding TIGR01777 family oxidoreductase, translating into MTPLLWTLIAIQIVMGVFDTFYHHEFTERLAWRPSQRFELKLHGIRNMLYALLFLLLGWLEVYGVLALAIVAVLVAEIVITLMDFVEEDLSRKLPPSERINHTLLAINYGAILVLLLPVLIDWAMQPFGVTVVRQGLLSITATACAVGAALCGIRDFAAMRRLGRMKSVPAHGLVEKIPGRKTVLITGATGFIGSRLAASLGGAGHNVIALIRNPAKSEMLPPPVTLITSLDQLAPDTPIDAIVNLAGEPIGNGLWTEAKRAKIIGSRVDMTGEIVKLIARLERKPEVLVSGSAIGWYGLWADQVLTESAKSHACFSHELCAAWEKAARPAEELGVRVVNLRIGLVLGTEGGFVTRLLTPFEFGLGGPIGTGRQWMSWIERDDLIRLIAYVMATPDLAGPVNATAPIPVTNAKFTEELGRCLHRPAVLRIPGGLLRRIGGGFADELLLGGQRVLPNKALSRGFVFRHETLRSAFEAIL